One genomic window of Punica granatum isolate Tunisia-2019 chromosome 1, ASM765513v2, whole genome shotgun sequence includes the following:
- the LOC116203764 gene encoding protein BIG GRAIN 1-like A, translated as MAAPPSSITMKKPEDNLRYRRKMFSDRQQQYPSFSSSVLERIFNSIDEGCDRTTEPEASTFYRDTAEASRKKTLQEALHLERNSMEKTASNLQRTQIYEDHHHDFDHDAPCFSTSSCSSESSSGQFSSSESESVIGDKTRASCFVPLRLKPVRTKAPEQSKKTERALFQEKSSPKLSNESGGNGVLRSKVLNLFDQLRKSKQPISPGGRLINFINSLFSSSASTTKSDRTIRKKTGDIRSHDGEVNREREMHSSQSSTCSSASSTFSRSCLSRHSPQKREQIGNGAQRSVRFHPVSVIIDGDCRPCEHKCLYPEGGGRGGGGGGGDSSGLLPVLVPKAWMIRRTQSRRADQDHPTSWPLRESNCRGHRVEEPEKGLLRLQPQPTGLETKLHRGSTRLSKHEEYCDDNDDDVFSCSSLDLFELPVYETTRIDSNRTIR; from the coding sequence ATGGCGGCTCCACCCTCGTCGATAACAATGAAGAAGCCGGAAGACAATCTCCGGTACAGGAGGAAGATGTTCTCCGACCGGCAGCAGCAGTACCCATCTTTCTCGTCTTCCGTCCTCGAGAggatcttcaattcaatcGACGAAGGATGTGATCGGACTACGGAGCCTGAAGCGTCCACATTTTACAGAGATACGGCGGAGGCTAGCAGGAAGAAGACCCTTCAAGAAGCCCTTCATCTTGAAAGGAACTCGATGGAGAAGACGGCCTCTAATCTGCAAAGGACTCAGATTTACGAAGATCACCATCACGATTTCGACCATGACGCGCCGTGTTTCAGTACGAGTTCCTGCTCGTCGGAGTCGAGCTCGGGGCAGTTTTCTTCATCGGAGAGCGAGTCTGTTATCGGAGACAAGACGAGGGCCTCCTGTTTCGTACCACTGAGGCTTAAGCCGGTGAGGACTAAAGCGCCAGAGCAATCGAAGAAAACAGAGAGGGCTCTGTTTCAGGAAAAGAGCAGTCCGAAGCTAAGCAACGAAAGCGGCGGGAATGGCGTTCTGAGGTCCAAGGTGCTGAACTTGTTTGACCAGTTGAGGAAGTCGAAGCAGCCGATCTCCCCGGGCGGCAGGCTCATAAATTTCATCAATTCACTCTTTTCATCTTCCGCGAGCACTACTAAAAGTGACAGGACCATAAGAAAGAAGACCGGTGATATTCGTTCTCACGATGGCGAGGTGAATCGGGAGAGGGAGATGCATTCGTCTCAGTCATCGACATGCTCCTCCGCTTCCTCGACGTTCTCGCGGTCCTGTCTCAGCAGGCACTCTCCCCAAAAGAGGGAACAGATCGGAAATGGGGCTCAGAGGAGTGTCCGGTTTCATCCAGTCAGTGTGATCATCGATGGAGATTGCAGACCCTGCGAGCACAAATGCCTGTATCCAGAAGGAGGaggcagaggaggaggaggaggaggaggagacagTTCGGGACTACTGCCGGTTTTGGTTCCGAAGGCATGGATGATCAGGAGGACGCAGTCAAGAAGAGCTGATCAAGACCACCCCACAAGCTGGCCCCTAAGGGAGAGTAACTGTCGTGGCCATCGGGTTGAAGAACCCGAGAAGGGGCTTTTGAGGTTACAACCTCAGCCAACCGGCCTTGAGACAAAATTACATCGAGGCAGTACCCGTCTAAGCAAACATGAAGAGTACTGCGACGACAACGATGACGATGTGTTCAGTTGTTCGAGTTTGGATCTTTTTGAGCTCCCCGTGTATGAAACCACCAGGATCGATTCGAATCGCACCATCCGTTGA